The Pseudomonas asiatica genome has a segment encoding these proteins:
- a CDS encoding PLP-dependent aminotransferase family protein codes for MKSPTGLLLSAIELDRASAIPLYRQLYLQIRKQILNGRIQGGVRLPSTRTLSIELGLSRITILNAFDQLIAEGFLASRTGAGTYVGTEWESRRIEDEQPRQPPRLSELSQSMLSLRSDHFRGVSYADWDPATPTSFLPSHSTYEEFPQAIWRRLMNRHLLKPTKAILGYGELQGLQAFRTAIAEYVFDARGIDCNAEQVVIVSGAQQAFNLLGMLLLNPQDSVWMEDPGHIAARIALQAQGAKIIPLRIDEQGIDVQQGLAECPDARLVFCTPSRQHPLGVTLSYVRRQALIDWAAQHQSWIIEDDCDSEFRYSGRLLPALYALDQMARVIYVGTFSKVLFPSLRLGYVILPQALVEPFCTLRAVMDRSPPTLLQATTADFMSEGHFLGHIRRMRALYKARQQALIEQLEKQIGSFFRITPTDAGMHLIAWLPPELSDTDIARQLARHNIHTYALSDYRIKHDLPPALLIGFAGTPEKQARERVEELAQALRALGYLPPAT; via the coding sequence ATGAAATCCCCCACAGGTTTGCTGCTGTCGGCTATCGAACTGGACCGTGCCAGTGCCATACCCCTGTACCGCCAGCTGTATCTGCAGATTCGCAAACAGATACTCAACGGCAGAATTCAGGGGGGCGTGCGCCTGCCGTCGACCCGGACCTTGAGCATCGAGTTGGGGCTGTCGCGAATCACCATCCTCAATGCTTTCGATCAGTTGATCGCCGAAGGTTTCCTGGCCTCGCGCACGGGTGCAGGTACGTATGTCGGTACTGAGTGGGAAAGCCGGCGTATCGAGGACGAGCAACCGCGCCAGCCACCGCGCCTGTCCGAACTGAGCCAGTCGATGCTGTCGCTGCGCAGCGATCATTTTCGCGGGGTGTCCTATGCAGACTGGGACCCCGCGACGCCGACCTCCTTCCTGCCCAGTCACAGCACCTATGAAGAATTTCCGCAAGCCATCTGGCGGCGCCTGATGAACCGTCATTTGCTCAAGCCGACCAAGGCGATTCTGGGTTATGGCGAGTTGCAAGGCTTGCAGGCGTTTCGCACAGCGATTGCCGAATACGTCTTCGATGCGCGGGGTATCGACTGCAATGCCGAGCAAGTGGTGATCGTTTCCGGCGCGCAGCAAGCGTTCAACCTGCTGGGCATGCTGCTGCTCAATCCGCAGGACAGTGTCTGGATGGAAGACCCTGGGCACATCGCCGCGCGAATTGCGTTGCAAGCCCAGGGGGCCAAGATCATTCCGTTGCGTATTGATGAGCAGGGGATCGATGTCCAGCAAGGCCTTGCCGAGTGCCCTGATGCGCGCCTGGTATTTTGTACGCCTTCGCGTCAGCATCCTTTGGGTGTCACCCTGAGTTATGTGCGGCGCCAGGCACTCATCGACTGGGCTGCGCAGCATCAGAGCTGGATCATCGAGGACGATTGCGACAGCGAGTTTCGCTACAGTGGTCGACTTCTCCCGGCACTGTATGCCTTGGACCAGATGGCCCGGGTGATCTACGTCGGCACGTTCAGCAAAGTGCTCTTTCCGTCACTGCGACTGGGTTACGTGATTCTGCCGCAGGCTCTGGTCGAGCCCTTCTGCACCCTGCGCGCGGTCATGGATCGCAGCCCGCCCACGCTGCTTCAGGCCACAACGGCGGACTTCATGAGCGAAGGCCACTTCCTGGGGCACATCCGCCGCATGCGTGCACTGTACAAGGCGCGCCAGCAGGCATTGATCGAACAACTTGAAAAGCAGATCGGCAGCTTTTTCAGGATTACTCCGACGGATGCCGGCATGCACCTGATCGCCTGGCTGCCCCCCGAACTCAGTGACACTGACATCGCCCGGCAACTGGCCCGACACAACATTCACACCTACGCCTTAAGCGACTACCGCATCAAGCATGACCTGCCGCCTGCCCTGTTGATCGGCTTTGCCGGCACGCCCGAAAAGCAGGCCCGAGAGCGTGTCGAGGAGCTGGCCCAGGCCTTGCGCGCGCTGGGTTACCTTCCGCCAGCCACTTGA
- a CDS encoding bifunctional diguanylate cyclase/phosphodiesterase, which produces MDVFADNEMSTRSDVVGQLIVAFSLILLLALLLGLFSLYRLAGALDAREVEQSRFYAESAMAQLQKNDKTFLLTHANWQAAYDHLGGQVDAHWAYDEDNVGATLYTSDGYEGVYVLDDDGTRYAILDGRLSQQGLEQHTVSAGKILQEARQAAQHDQASSGYLVFRGQPAVYVAALIRPQTQPARPPGPTAVLVFIRVLSPQVLLPLGQAAGLSGLAVGDSADQRQGRGALPLEGSGHTLTWDIPQPGTELIHTVIAPLAIAVLFIALSMALFARYAIRASTRIDRSHRALVTSRVALQSSEERFKAVAEAASDWIWETDVLLRLTYLSDRFTELTGHPVEAWRQRPITELLSCDTSNLRTSLHSLAATGSSGTLRCQYQDHLGQQRICRIASRAIVAEGVCTGFRGTCSDITDEVAAHAQIQHLSLHDALTGLPNRNKLFRFLEQSAPGAELPKVALLMLDLDNFKPINDSLGHPAGDAVLLEVASRLGQVTRDSDLVARLGGDEFIVVLTRPGDHQDMDRFCMRVIEAIKRPIQVEGHVVQVGVSLGVVLSAEYPGTPSDLIRHADVALYSAKQAGKNTWRFFSAQMNAALMEKRVLESELREGIPRGELVLHFQPRFKVDGVSIASAEALVRWQHPRLGLLRPDRFIPLAEESDLIVLLGNWVLQEACTKARGWPQAVMVSVNMSPAQFSRSDVVRDVGNALRATGLPAHRLELEITENVMLNDVEGALHTMLALKELGVRLNMDDFGTGYSSLGYLRTYPFDSIKIDKRFVQHLGKSGSDRSVVQAIINLGNAMGMTVTAEGVETAEQLALLSDDQCHEVQGFLLSKPLENEVLMGMMKDQISLAQ; this is translated from the coding sequence ATGGACGTCTTTGCTGACAATGAAATGTCGACCCGCAGTGATGTGGTCGGGCAACTGATCGTGGCGTTTTCCCTGATTCTGCTGTTGGCCTTGTTGCTGGGGCTGTTCTCCCTCTACCGCCTCGCCGGGGCGCTGGACGCCCGAGAAGTGGAGCAGAGCCGCTTCTATGCTGAATCCGCCATGGCCCAGCTGCAGAAGAACGACAAGACGTTCCTGCTGACCCATGCCAACTGGCAGGCCGCCTATGATCACTTGGGCGGGCAGGTCGATGCACATTGGGCATACGACGAGGACAATGTCGGCGCCACGCTCTATACCTCCGATGGGTACGAAGGCGTATATGTGCTCGATGACGACGGTACGCGGTACGCAATACTGGACGGTAGGCTCAGCCAGCAGGGCCTGGAGCAGCATACCGTCAGTGCCGGCAAGATCCTGCAGGAGGCTCGGCAAGCAGCGCAGCACGATCAGGCGTCTTCAGGCTATCTGGTGTTTCGTGGCCAGCCGGCGGTGTACGTCGCTGCACTGATCCGCCCGCAGACCCAGCCGGCCCGCCCGCCGGGACCCACTGCGGTGTTGGTGTTCATTCGGGTTCTATCGCCACAGGTGCTCTTGCCGCTGGGCCAGGCGGCGGGGCTGTCCGGCCTGGCCGTGGGCGATTCGGCCGATCAGCGCCAAGGGCGCGGTGCCTTGCCACTCGAAGGCAGCGGCCACACCTTGACATGGGATATACCGCAGCCCGGCACCGAACTGATCCACACGGTAATCGCGCCCTTGGCTATCGCCGTTCTGTTCATCGCGCTGAGCATGGCATTGTTTGCACGCTATGCGATCCGCGCCAGCACCAGGATCGATCGCAGCCACCGTGCTCTGGTGACTTCCAGGGTTGCCCTGCAATCAAGTGAAGAGCGCTTCAAGGCAGTGGCCGAAGCTGCCTCGGACTGGATCTGGGAAACGGATGTGCTCCTTCGCCTGACCTACCTTTCGGACCGGTTCACCGAACTCACCGGGCACCCCGTCGAAGCGTGGCGACAGCGCCCGATTACCGAGTTGCTGTCGTGTGATACCAGCAACCTCCGGACCTCGCTGCACAGCCTGGCCGCGACAGGCTCCTCTGGCACGCTGCGCTGCCAGTACCAGGACCATCTAGGCCAGCAGCGTATCTGCAGGATCGCTTCGCGCGCGATCGTGGCCGAGGGCGTGTGTACCGGCTTTCGTGGCACGTGCAGCGACATCACCGACGAAGTCGCCGCCCATGCCCAGATTCAGCACCTCTCCTTGCACGACGCCCTGACCGGCCTGCCGAATCGCAACAAGCTGTTCCGTTTCCTCGAACAATCAGCCCCTGGCGCTGAGCTACCCAAGGTGGCGCTGTTGATGCTCGATCTGGACAACTTCAAGCCAATCAACGACAGCCTTGGGCATCCGGCCGGCGACGCGGTGCTGCTCGAGGTAGCGAGCCGCCTCGGTCAAGTTACCCGCGACAGTGATCTGGTCGCCCGTCTGGGAGGCGATGAGTTCATCGTCGTACTGACCCGGCCAGGCGATCACCAGGACATGGACCGATTCTGCATGCGCGTGATCGAGGCGATCAAACGCCCCATTCAGGTCGAAGGGCATGTCGTGCAAGTGGGGGTAAGCCTGGGTGTAGTGCTGTCGGCCGAGTACCCTGGTACGCCGAGCGACCTGATCCGGCACGCCGACGTGGCCCTTTACAGCGCCAAGCAGGCGGGCAAGAACACCTGGCGATTCTTTTCGGCACAGATGAATGCAGCATTGATGGAGAAGCGTGTGCTGGAAAGCGAGCTGCGCGAGGGCATACCGCGTGGCGAGCTGGTGCTGCATTTTCAGCCGCGCTTCAAGGTCGATGGGGTCTCGATCGCATCGGCCGAGGCCCTGGTGCGCTGGCAACACCCGCGCCTGGGCTTGCTCCGCCCGGATCGTTTCATCCCGCTTGCCGAAGAGTCCGACCTGATCGTGCTGCTTGGCAACTGGGTGCTGCAGGAAGCCTGTACCAAGGCGCGGGGCTGGCCGCAGGCGGTGATGGTCTCGGTCAACATGTCGCCGGCCCAGTTCAGCCGCAGCGATGTGGTCCGCGACGTCGGTAACGCGTTGCGCGCCACCGGGCTGCCAGCCCACCGCCTGGAGCTGGAAATTACCGAGAACGTCATGCTCAACGATGTCGAAGGCGCACTGCACACCATGCTTGCACTGAAGGAGCTGGGCGTGCGCCTGAACATGGACGACTTCGGGACCGGTTACTCCTCGTTGGGTTACCTGCGTACCTACCCGTTCGACAGCATCAAGATCGACAAGCGCTTCGTGCAGCACCTGGGCAAGAGTGGCAGCGACCGTAGCGTGGTCCAGGCCATCATTAACCTCGGCAATGCAATGGGCATGACGGTGACTGCCGAAGGTGTCGAGACCGCCGAGCAACTGGCCTTGCTCAGCGATGACCAATGCCATGAAGTACAAGGCTTTCTGCTCAGCAAACCGCTGGAAAACGAGGTACTGATGGGGATGATGAAAGACCAGATATCGTTAGCGCAATGA
- a CDS encoding LysR family transcriptional regulator — protein sequence MKFTLRQLRYALAAAKHGNLTTAAMELHVSQPSISAAISELEEVLGQSIFVRQRGLGISLTPFGRTVMVQARRVLSEARTFAEINANAGECVGELVVGCFEDLAPYCLPQIVRRMQESCPRVTVDMREGSFDYVGKRLSEGAIELAITYDLGLPPNTQCTQLCQLTAQVLLAADHPLAKESRVSLKALSEYTLVVTDQVHSWQHVLDLFSFYDLSPAAVHRVRTFEMQRSLVANGFGVALIYTRPFGDRSYDGQALVCRPTEEKLPTHSIVLAHDQRYPLTPSAEAFKDLAVAWFAERPSFASE from the coding sequence ATGAAGTTCACACTGCGACAACTGCGCTATGCGCTCGCAGCGGCCAAGCACGGGAACCTGACGACTGCCGCTATGGAGCTTCATGTTTCACAGCCCTCCATTTCGGCGGCCATCAGCGAATTGGAAGAGGTGCTGGGCCAATCGATTTTCGTGCGCCAACGTGGCCTCGGCATATCGCTGACCCCGTTCGGGCGTACCGTCATGGTCCAGGCCCGGCGCGTTCTGAGCGAGGCTCGGACCTTTGCCGAGATCAATGCCAATGCGGGAGAGTGTGTCGGAGAGTTGGTGGTCGGGTGTTTTGAAGACCTGGCGCCCTATTGCCTGCCACAGATCGTGCGCCGGATGCAGGAGTCCTGCCCGAGGGTCACGGTCGATATGCGCGAAGGCAGCTTCGATTATGTGGGCAAGCGGCTGAGTGAGGGCGCGATAGAGCTGGCGATCACCTACGATCTGGGTCTGCCGCCGAACACTCAATGCACCCAGCTGTGCCAGCTGACCGCTCAGGTACTGCTGGCTGCCGATCACCCGTTGGCCAAGGAATCGCGCGTCAGCCTCAAAGCGCTATCCGAATACACACTGGTAGTCACCGATCAGGTCCACAGCTGGCAGCATGTGCTGGACCTGTTCAGCTTCTACGATCTTTCGCCCGCCGCTGTGCACCGCGTGCGCACCTTCGAGATGCAGCGTAGTCTGGTCGCCAACGGGTTTGGCGTGGCGCTGATCTACACCCGGCCATTTGGTGACCGCAGCTATGATGGCCAAGCGCTGGTTTGTCGGCCGACCGAGGAGAAATTGCCAACGCACAGCATCGTGCTGGCGCATGATCAGCGCTATCCGCTGACGCCTTCGGCTGAGGCGTTCAAGGACCTGGCGGTGGCATGGTTCGCGGAGCGGCCGTCGTTTGCATCCGAATGA
- a CDS encoding ABC transporter substrate-binding protein, protein MKITKALLTTTLSFGLLAAAGASQAAGWCESGKPVKFAGLNWESGMLLTDVMQFVLKNGYGCETDSLPGNSISMENALSSNDIQVFAEEWVGRSEVWNKAAAAGKVVGVGAPVVGAVEGWYVPRYVIEGDPKRKLEAKAPNLKTIADLGQYAQVFKDPEEPDKGRFYNCPAGWTCELDNSEMLKHYGLESSYTNFRPGTGPALDAAVLSSYKRGEPILFYYWSPTPLMGLVDLVKLDEKPGVDKSLTIKVGLSKAFHEQAPELVAVLEKVNLPIDLLNQNLARMSKDRIESPELAKLFLKEHPEVWHSWVSEDAAKKVDAAL, encoded by the coding sequence ATGAAAATTACAAAGGCTCTGCTGACCACGACACTATCTTTCGGGCTGCTGGCGGCCGCTGGTGCCAGCCAGGCGGCCGGCTGGTGCGAGTCTGGCAAACCGGTGAAATTCGCCGGATTGAACTGGGAAAGCGGGATGCTGCTCACGGACGTGATGCAGTTCGTGCTGAAAAATGGTTATGGCTGTGAAACCGACAGCCTGCCGGGTAACTCCATCTCCATGGAAAACGCCCTGAGCAGCAACGATATTCAGGTGTTTGCCGAAGAGTGGGTAGGGCGCAGCGAGGTCTGGAACAAGGCTGCCGCTGCCGGCAAGGTCGTTGGCGTCGGCGCGCCGGTCGTTGGCGCAGTCGAAGGCTGGTATGTGCCGCGTTACGTGATCGAAGGCGACCCCAAGCGCAAACTCGAAGCCAAGGCACCGAACCTCAAGACCATCGCCGATCTTGGGCAATACGCCCAGGTATTCAAGGACCCGGAAGAACCGGACAAGGGGCGCTTCTACAATTGCCCGGCCGGCTGGACCTGCGAGCTGGACAACAGCGAGATGCTCAAGCACTACGGCCTGGAAAGCAGCTACACCAACTTCCGCCCGGGCACCGGCCCGGCACTGGATGCCGCCGTGCTGTCGAGCTACAAGCGTGGCGAGCCGATCCTGTTCTACTACTGGTCGCCGACGCCGCTGATGGGCCTGGTCGACCTGGTCAAGCTGGACGAGAAGCCAGGCGTGGATAAATCCCTGACCATCAAAGTGGGCCTGTCGAAGGCCTTCCACGAGCAGGCGCCGGAACTGGTGGCGGTGCTGGAAAAGGTCAATCTGCCGATCGACCTGCTGAACCAGAACCTGGCGCGCATGAGCAAAGATCGCATCGAGTCGCCGGAGCTGGCCAAGTTGTTCCTCAAGGAGCACCCCGAGGTCTGGCACAGCTGGGTCAGCGAAGACGCAGCCAAAAAGGTGGACGCGGCACTCTGA
- a CDS encoding ABC transporter permease, which produces MFPKNFTFSIADWVNGWVDALVTNYGDVFRHISDTLLWAIVNLEGLLRAVPWWLMLAIVAGIAWHATRKVVTTAVIVGLLFLVGAVGLWDKLMQTLALMLVATLISVLVGIPLGVLSARNDRLRAVLMPLLDIMQTMPSFVYLIPVLMLFGLGKVPAIFATVIYAAPPLIRLTDLGIRQVDGEVMEAINAFGANRMQQLFGVQLPLALPSIMAGINQTTMMALSMVVIASMIGARGLGEDVLVGIQTLNVGRGLEAGLAIVILAVVIDRITQAYGRPRHGVGK; this is translated from the coding sequence ATGTTTCCCAAGAACTTCACGTTTTCCATTGCCGACTGGGTCAATGGCTGGGTCGATGCGCTTGTAACAAACTACGGGGATGTGTTCCGGCACATCTCCGACACCCTGCTGTGGGCCATCGTCAACCTCGAAGGCCTGCTGCGCGCAGTACCCTGGTGGCTGATGCTGGCCATCGTCGCCGGTATCGCCTGGCACGCCACCCGCAAAGTCGTGACCACTGCCGTGATCGTCGGCTTGCTGTTCCTGGTCGGCGCGGTCGGCCTCTGGGACAAGCTGATGCAGACCCTGGCGCTGATGCTGGTCGCAACGCTGATATCGGTTCTGGTCGGCATTCCGCTGGGTGTGCTGTCGGCGCGCAACGATCGCCTGCGGGCGGTGTTGATGCCGCTGCTCGACATCATGCAGACCATGCCTAGCTTCGTGTACCTGATACCGGTGCTGATGCTGTTCGGCCTGGGCAAGGTGCCGGCGATCTTCGCCACCGTCATCTATGCCGCGCCGCCGTTGATTCGCCTGACCGACCTGGGCATTCGCCAGGTGGATGGCGAGGTCATGGAGGCGATCAACGCTTTCGGTGCCAATCGCATGCAACAACTGTTCGGCGTGCAGCTGCCACTGGCGTTGCCGAGCATCATGGCCGGTATCAACCAGACCACCATGATGGCCCTGTCGATGGTGGTCATCGCCTCGATGATCGGTGCCCGTGGCCTGGGTGAAGACGTCCTGGTCGGCATCCAGACCCTGAATGTGGGCCGCGGCCTTGAAGCGGGCCTGGCCATCGTGATTCTGGCGGTCGTGATCGACCGTATTACCCAGGCCTATGGCCGACCACGGCATGGGGTGGGCAAATGA
- a CDS encoding quaternary amine ABC transporter ATP-binding protein, which translates to MSAKQTMNKIEVKNVFKIFGARAEDALKLIRQQKAKDQVLAETGCVVGVNDLSLSIGSGEIFVIMGLSGSGKSTLVRHFNRLIDPTSGQILVDGEDILQYDMEALREFRRHKISMVFQSFGLLPHRTVLDNVAYGLKVRGESKAMCTERALHWINTVGLKGYEKSYPHQLSGGMRQRVGLARALAADTDIILMDEAFSALDPLIRAEMQDQLLELQKTLHKTIVFITHDLDEAVRIGNRIAILKDGRLVQVGTPKEILYQPADEYVDRFVQRRVASL; encoded by the coding sequence ATGAGCGCCAAACAGACAATGAACAAGATCGAAGTCAAGAATGTCTTCAAGATATTCGGTGCTCGCGCCGAAGATGCCCTGAAACTGATCCGCCAGCAAAAAGCCAAGGATCAGGTCCTGGCCGAAACCGGCTGCGTGGTCGGGGTCAACGATCTCTCGTTGTCCATCGGCAGCGGCGAGATCTTCGTGATCATGGGGCTGTCGGGCTCGGGCAAGTCGACCCTGGTGCGCCACTTCAACCGGCTGATCGACCCGACCAGCGGCCAGATCCTGGTCGATGGCGAAGACATTCTGCAGTACGACATGGAGGCCCTGCGCGAATTCCGCCGGCACAAGATCAGCATGGTGTTCCAGAGCTTCGGCCTGTTGCCGCACCGCACCGTGCTGGACAACGTCGCCTACGGCCTGAAAGTCCGTGGCGAGAGCAAGGCCATGTGCACAGAGCGTGCCCTGCACTGGATCAACACCGTGGGCCTCAAGGGTTACGAAAAGTCGTACCCGCACCAGTTGTCGGGTGGCATGCGTCAGCGCGTCGGCCTGGCCCGCGCCCTGGCTGCCGACACCGACATCATCCTGATGGACGAAGCCTTCAGTGCGCTCGACCCGCTGATTCGCGCCGAAATGCAGGACCAGTTGCTGGAGCTGCAGAAGACCCTGCACAAGACCATCGTCTTCATCACGCACGACCTGGACGAGGCAGTGCGTATCGGCAACCGGATTGCCATTCTCAAGGACGGTCGCCTGGTCCAGGTCGGCACACCGAAAGAAATCCTCTACCAGCCTGCGGACGAATACGTCGATCGTTTCGTGCAGCGTCGCGTAGCTTCGCTTTAA
- the hutH gene encoding histidine ammonia-lyase: MSFAERIIIAEAPVRWQDVVAVARHGAKLELAPSAWARIENAQAIVQRIVSSGDRAYGVNTGLGALCNVSLQDEQLSQLSHNTLLSHACGVGTALSDEQTRAIMCAAIINFCQGRSGLQRKVVEALLTLLNQHITPQVPKQGSVGYLTHMAHISISLLGVGQVSYRGQIMPAQQALAEVGLAPVKLGAKDGLCLVNGTPCMTGLSCLSLDDATRLSQWADVISAMSFEALRGQLDAFDPEIIAMKPHPGMQRVGSNLRRLLDGSEIIASSQGIRTQDALSIRSIPQVHGAARDQLEHAARQIETELNSTTDNPMLLGTPESYRVVSQANPHGQSVAMAADLLAIAVAEIGAIAERRLDRLINPLVSGLPAFLVSQPGVNSGMMIVQYVAASLCAENRQLAQPAVVDNYVTSGLQEDHLSMGTNAGLKLHRALENCTQILAIEYLLAAQAFEFLKEQRFGAGTSVAWRLLRERVPAYAQDRWLAPDIASSASILKDPGLLGAAFPELL, translated from the coding sequence ATGTCGTTTGCCGAAAGAATCATCATCGCCGAGGCGCCAGTGCGTTGGCAGGACGTAGTGGCTGTGGCCCGGCATGGCGCGAAGCTTGAGCTGGCCCCATCGGCCTGGGCGCGGATCGAGAACGCCCAGGCGATTGTCCAGCGCATCGTTTCCAGCGGTGACCGCGCCTATGGCGTCAACACCGGGCTTGGCGCCTTGTGCAATGTCTCGTTGCAGGACGAACAACTCAGCCAGCTGTCGCACAACACCTTGCTCAGCCATGCCTGTGGCGTGGGTACGGCGCTGTCGGACGAACAGACCCGGGCGATCATGTGCGCGGCGATCATCAATTTCTGCCAGGGCCGTTCCGGCCTGCAGCGCAAGGTGGTCGAGGCGCTGCTGACCCTGCTCAACCAGCACATCACGCCGCAGGTGCCGAAGCAGGGGTCGGTGGGGTACCTGACCCACATGGCGCATATCAGCATCAGCTTGCTGGGCGTCGGCCAGGTCAGCTATCGCGGCCAGATCATGCCGGCGCAGCAGGCCTTGGCCGAGGTCGGCCTGGCGCCGGTCAAACTGGGTGCCAAGGATGGCCTGTGCCTGGTCAACGGTACCCCTTGCATGACCGGCCTGAGCTGCCTGTCCCTGGACGACGCCACTCGGTTGAGCCAATGGGCGGACGTTATCAGCGCCATGAGTTTCGAGGCCCTGCGCGGCCAGCTCGATGCCTTCGACCCTGAAATCATCGCGATGAAACCGCACCCCGGCATGCAGCGCGTGGGCAGTAACCTGCGGCGCCTGCTCGACGGCAGCGAAATCATTGCCAGCAGCCAAGGCATTCGCACCCAGGACGCCTTGAGCATTCGCTCGATTCCGCAGGTTCATGGCGCCGCGCGCGATCAGCTGGAACACGCTGCGCGGCAGATCGAAACCGAACTCAACTCCACCACCGACAACCCGATGCTGCTGGGTACGCCCGAGTCGTATCGGGTGGTTTCCCAGGCGAATCCGCACGGCCAGTCGGTGGCCATGGCAGCCGACTTGCTGGCCATCGCGGTGGCCGAGATCGGGGCGATTGCCGAGCGTCGTCTCGATCGCCTGATCAACCCGTTGGTCAGCGGCTTGCCGGCCTTCCTGGTCAGCCAGCCGGGGGTGAATTCGGGCATGATGATTGTCCAGTACGTGGCTGCTTCACTGTGTGCAGAAAACCGTCAGCTGGCACAACCGGCAGTCGTCGACAACTACGTCACCTCCGGCCTGCAGGAGGACCATCTGAGCATGGGCACCAATGCCGGGTTGAAGCTGCACCGCGCCCTGGAGAACTGCACGCAGATCCTCGCCATCGAATACCTGTTGGCGGCCCAGGCATTCGAGTTCCTCAAGGAGCAGCGCTTTGGCGCGGGTACCAGCGTTGCCTGGCGGTTGTTGCGCGAACGGGTCCCGGCGTATGCCCAGGACCGTTGGTTGGCCCCGGATATCGCCAGCAGCGCATCGATCCTGAAGGATCCGGGCCTGCTTGGCGCTGCATTCCCCGAGCTGCTATGA